In Desulfomonilia bacterium, a single window of DNA contains:
- a CDS encoding acyl-CoA dehydrogenase family protein → MDFCLNEDQILMQQTMKKFCEKELNYEYVRWMDENVDFPPDELWKKFIDIGILSGPVPVEYGGQGLGMVDTMIGYEQICKASMSVALAVGVTMGFGLRFLNELGTKEQKDTYLPLLAEGKFKTAMALTEPGGGTDILGALSTFAEDKGDTWVINGQKVFITGAHVADSLFTVCKTERDVKKSMSWSTIMVPRETPGVTIRKVGKISCHHCESVEIFYEDVVVPKSNLIGTRGNAFYEIMTVLNPERIGVAMMGVGIIAAIYDYCFKYVQERNAFGGPISRFQILQNYLADMYINLENSRNLTYKAAWLCDHGKPYHLEATMAKLVAAEGARHAGTYGSEIFGGYGICNEYPVSMFLRDAYQIQFSPISNEMSRNMLMQFQGLPKSWS, encoded by the coding sequence ATGGATTTCTGCCTAAACGAAGACCAGATACTCATGCAACAGACCATGAAGAAATTCTGCGAGAAGGAACTCAATTATGAATATGTCAGGTGGATGGATGAAAACGTAGACTTTCCGCCAGATGAGCTCTGGAAGAAGTTTATCGATATCGGAATCCTATCCGGGCCGGTACCGGTGGAATACGGAGGACAAGGCCTGGGAATGGTCGACACGATGATCGGGTACGAGCAGATCTGCAAGGCATCCATGTCTGTGGCTCTGGCGGTCGGCGTAACCATGGGCTTTGGTCTCAGATTTCTGAACGAACTCGGCACCAAAGAGCAGAAAGACACATATCTGCCGCTGCTGGCGGAAGGAAAATTCAAGACCGCCATGGCCCTCACGGAACCCGGTGGCGGCACTGACATCCTGGGAGCGTTGTCCACCTTTGCAGAGGACAAGGGCGACACATGGGTGATCAACGGCCAGAAGGTCTTCATAACCGGCGCGCATGTTGCAGACTCGCTCTTCACGGTGTGCAAGACTGAGCGTGACGTTAAAAAAAGCATGTCCTGGAGCACCATCATGGTGCCGCGGGAAACCCCGGGTGTGACTATCCGCAAGGTCGGCAAGATAAGCTGTCACCATTGCGAGAGTGTTGAGATTTTCTATGAGGACGTGGTCGTGCCCAAGTCTAATCTCATAGGCACACGAGGCAATGCCTTCTATGAGATCATGACCGTGCTTAACCCCGAGCGTATCGGCGTGGCAATGATGGGAGTGGGTATCATCGCCGCCATATATGATTACTGTTTCAAGTATGTCCAGGAACGCAACGCCTTTGGCGGTCCCATCAGCCGCTTCCAGATACTGCAGAACTACCTGGCCGACATGTACATCAACCTGGAAAACTCCCGCAACCTTACCTATAAGGCCGCATGGCTCTGCGATCACGGCAAACCATATCATCTTGAGGCCACAATGGCCAAGCTCGTTGCTGCCGAGGGTGCGCGCCATGCAGGCACCTACGGGTCAGAAATATTCGGCGGTTATGGCATATGCAATGAATATCCGGTCTCCATGTTCCTGCGTGACGCCTACCAGATCCAGTTTTCGCCAATATCGAACGAGATGAGCCGCAACATGCTCATGCAGTTCCAGGGCCTTCCGAAGTCATGGTCATGA
- a CDS encoding enoyl-CoA hydratase/isomerase family protein, with the protein MVDYTTILYEINGPVCTITLNRPDKYNAINREMAAELLDAFRKVRDETAVAVVVLAGNGKAFCTGGDLSIFPSLAEHMESMNWLAHQGYGIGKAIELCEKVVIAKVTGHCLAGGLELALMCDLIYARESAKFGTTEINMGILPGWGGTVRIARSMPIYRAREIIYSGRKDFLAKDMYEMGFLTRVFKDEEFEARFSEVLANISSKKVIALRMAKEVMGRSLECGSMDAALALERGAIQWLTYAPDIQAVMDTFRKKPDDLVAAQKQANIATDEKK; encoded by the coding sequence ATGGTTGATTATACAACCATACTTTATGAGATCAACGGCCCCGTTTGCACCATAACGCTCAACCGGCCTGACAAGTACAACGCCATCAACCGAGAAATGGCTGCAGAGCTTCTCGATGCCTTTCGCAAAGTCAGAGATGAAACCGCCGTGGCTGTGGTGGTTCTGGCCGGAAACGGAAAGGCCTTCTGCACTGGCGGCGACCTGAGCATATTCCCGTCACTTGCAGAACACATGGAGTCGATGAACTGGCTTGCTCACCAGGGCTATGGAATCGGTAAGGCGATCGAGCTCTGCGAAAAGGTGGTGATCGCAAAAGTTACCGGACACTGTCTTGCCGGCGGACTTGAGCTGGCTCTCATGTGCGACCTCATCTACGCCAGGGAGTCCGCCAAATTCGGCACCACCGAAATCAACATGGGAATCCTGCCCGGCTGGGGAGGCACGGTTCGCATCGCCCGCTCAATGCCCATCTACCGGGCGCGCGAGATTATCTACAGCGGCCGCAAGGATTTCCTTGCCAAGGACATGTACGAGATGGGTTTTCTGACGAGAGTGTTCAAGGACGAGGAGTTCGAAGCCAGGTTCAGCGAAGTGCTCGCAAATATCAGCTCGAAGAAGGTCATCGCACTGCGCATGGCCAAGGAGGTCATGGGACGCTCGCTGGAGTGCGGTAGCATGGATGCGGCTCTGGCCCTTGAGCGCGGCGCCATCCAATGGCTGACATATGCACCTGACATTCAGGCCGTGATGGATACGTTCAGAAAAAAACCCGATGACCTGGTTGCCGCACAGAAGCAGGCAAACATCGCCACTGACGAGAAAAAATAA
- a CDS encoding long-chain-fatty-acid--CoA ligase codes for MYTLGDIPRTSAINYPERVAVVFEGLRWTYKEFNNRINRLANALVVLGCRKGGRITVMADNCSKYLEAYFAAAKLGMSVTPLNTRLGDDEIIYIINDSEATLLIAGDGYEEKVCGLKPKLGNIKTWISFDNPTDGFLDYDSLLKEASNAEPDLDEYDVQEDDLAILMYTGGTTGLPKGVMLSHRNCVLSGIMAALSMNLNRDDSTCYVLPIFHVSWWPILAIMVVCGKVCINRRPNLDMIFQLIQDEKCTHMNLVPTIYGWIVDYPNVEKYDLSSLRILSYAGSPFPTEILVRCIKKFGNIFAQGYGSTETAGAPVTMLSWDDHHLEGPKTRYLTSAGKEAPCSRVKIMDENDNPVPTGEIGEICVKGKHVMLGYWKNPRLTAEVLRGGWLHMGDMGFMDKEGYVYMTDRKADMIISGGENVYPKEVEDIIYQHQAVSECTVVSAPDPKWGEIVQAVVVLKPGMKATEEDIIEHCKTRLAGYKCPKAVAFWDSIPKTIVGKIEKKKIKESFWQGRARKVN; via the coding sequence ATGTATACACTTGGAGATATTCCGCGCACCTCGGCTATCAATTATCCCGAGCGAGTAGCGGTCGTGTTTGAAGGCTTACGATGGACATACAAAGAATTCAACAATCGCATAAACCGATTAGCTAATGCACTTGTCGTGCTTGGCTGCAGGAAGGGCGGCCGAATCACAGTGATGGCCGACAACTGCTCAAAATATCTCGAGGCCTATTTTGCAGCCGCCAAGCTGGGAATGAGCGTGACCCCTCTGAATACTCGTCTGGGTGATGATGAAATCATCTATATTATAAATGACAGCGAGGCGACCCTCCTGATTGCGGGAGACGGATATGAGGAAAAGGTGTGTGGGCTAAAGCCGAAGCTTGGCAATATCAAGACATGGATCAGCTTCGACAACCCGACTGACGGATTCCTCGATTATGACAGCCTTCTGAAAGAGGCTTCTAATGCCGAACCCGATCTCGATGAATATGACGTACAGGAGGATGATCTTGCCATCCTGATGTACACCGGCGGCACAACAGGCCTGCCCAAAGGTGTAATGCTCTCACACCGCAACTGCGTGCTCTCAGGAATCATGGCCGCCCTGAGCATGAATCTGAACCGTGATGACTCCACCTGCTATGTGCTCCCTATTTTCCATGTCTCCTGGTGGCCTATTCTGGCAATAATGGTTGTGTGCGGCAAGGTCTGCATCAACCGAAGGCCCAATCTCGATATGATCTTTCAGCTCATCCAGGATGAGAAGTGCACGCACATGAATCTGGTGCCCACCATCTACGGATGGATTGTGGACTATCCCAATGTCGAGAAATATGATCTTTCCAGTCTGCGCATCCTCTCTTATGCCGGCAGCCCGTTTCCTACCGAGATTCTTGTACGCTGCATCAAAAAATTCGGCAATATATTCGCTCAGGGTTATGGTTCCACCGAAACCGCAGGTGCGCCGGTGACCATGTTGAGCTGGGATGACCACCACCTGGAGGGGCCCAAAACCAGATACCTTACCAGTGCAGGAAAGGAAGCCCCCTGTTCACGCGTCAAAATCATGGATGAGAACGACAATCCCGTTCCGACCGGTGAAATCGGCGAGATATGCGTAAAGGGCAAGCATGTCATGCTGGGCTACTGGAAGAATCCCAGGCTTACGGCCGAGGTCTTGCGCGGCGGCTGGCTGCATATGGGTGATATGGGGTTCATGGACAAGGAGGGCTATGTCTACATGACAGACCGCAAGGCCGACATGATCATCTCCGGCGGCGAAAACGTATATCCCAAGGAGGTCGAGGATATCATCTATCAGCATCAGGCTGTCAGCGAATGTACCGTGGTGTCCGCACCCGATCCCAAATGGGGTGAGATAGTGCAGGCCGTGGTTGTTCTCAAGCCCGGGATGAAGGCCACTGAAGAGGACATTATCGAGCACTGCAAGACAAGGCTTGCAGGCTACAAATGCCCCAAGGCTGTTGCATTCTGGGATTCCATCCCCAAGACCATCGTGGGGAAAATCGAGAAAAAGAAGATAAAGGAAAGCTTCTGGCAGGGCAGAGCGCGGAAGGTCAATTGA
- a CDS encoding Zn-ribbon domain-containing OB-fold protein, which translates to MEFEMKKPVPETQPWSEKFWEGTKQGKLLIQFCNDCKSHIFYPRKFCPECWSGNLGWIEASGKARILTFSTAYSMVEPKFMDELPYTIAYVDLDEGIRMMTRIVECDPKDIKFDMEVEVVFHEREGFYLPYFRPVKK; encoded by the coding sequence ATGGAATTCGAAATGAAAAAACCGGTTCCCGAAACACAGCCCTGGTCGGAGAAATTCTGGGAAGGAACAAAACAGGGCAAGCTTCTTATCCAGTTCTGCAATGACTGCAAATCTCATATATTCTACCCCCGGAAATTCTGCCCGGAATGCTGGTCGGGCAACCTTGGCTGGATCGAGGCCAGCGGCAAGGCCAGGATATTAACTTTTTCCACTGCCTACAGCATGGTCGAGCCCAAGTTCATGGACGAGCTGCCCTACACCATCGCCTATGTTGATCTTGACGAAGGCATCCGCATGATGACCCGCATCGTTGAATGCGACCCCAAGGACATCAAGTTCGATATGGAAGTCGAGGTCGTGTTCCACGAGCGCGAAGGATTCTACCTGCCGTATTTCCGGCCGGTCAAAAAGTGA